Within Gambusia affinis linkage group LG01, SWU_Gaff_1.0, whole genome shotgun sequence, the genomic segment GCTTAGCTGCTAAAACAGCTACATGGGAATACCTCAGTGTTGTGACAATAAGTCCTCCTAGggtcaaaatgtattattattattttttttaaaagctgtgtttaaatttgaccttttttatgCACCTCAAAAACATAGTGTCTTACCTGGTTTCATTACACGGTGGATTTCTAAGGCTGCTTTCCTGAGGTCGGGCCAAAAGTAGTAGCAGTTGCAGTGAAAAACTTTATCCACACTGTTGTCCTTCAGAGGCATTGCTGAGACATCACAGTGATGGAGGCTCACTTTGCCACTTTCTAAAAATTTCTTCACTCGTTCTTTGGCCATCtgtcatgacaaaaaaataaaacaatttgaagttccaaaaggaaaatatgaCCACTCTTTCCACATGTCTAAAATCTATTTCGCCATTGATTAGTATTAAATACAGGGATTGTGGTTTTTCAGACACTTTCTTCATTAAGATAGGGAAGAAACAGATCTATGTAACAGTATGAAAACATCTCACCTGATGCATGTAGTCAGAGTAATCCACTCCTATCATGTGACCTGTAGGCGCAGTGAGGAGTTTGGCTGCTAACTCTAGACCCAGACCTGGGCCATGACCAAGCTCCAGCACCGTGTCCCCTGGTTGGACCCCACACAGCTGAACAGCACGCTCCTCAAGAACCTTGTTGCGTGTTTTGAACATCTTGCTGAGCAACCATCCCCCCACAGATCGAGTTGGCCTGCCCAACTGGCTCCCCAATTTTGTAGCCCACATGCCTGGGAAAATTAGACTCCAGAGATTACACTTAGAATATATGTGGAACCTTTTTAATGCAAACTGATGGTAAAcaaacaaagtggaaaaaaacaaacaaataaaaaacattgtcaccttattaacaaaaataatgagcTCCTGCTCCTGTTATTATGACCAATAAAGAATGGCAAATAATTtctataaacacaaaaaatatatttgcaacaATCATTAAACAATTTGAATTACTTAATTCCAAAGAGTTTTAatacagttttcattttcagattaaaaagatTATTCAACATTATTGAATAATCCTCAATAATGCTGAAATATCATCAGtcaacactttttcttttaaaggataatgaaagtaataataataaaaaaaacttaaagtggATAATGAaagtaataatgaaaaaaaacttaaagtgaATATAATTTAACAATATAAATTCACAATAGCTGCAATTCACTGAAAACCCACACATAAATCTGTTGAGTTTGCTTCTGAGATGcaatttctgttcttttatcAAATGTTGTTCCACTATGAAAATACCTCTTTGTGAGTTTTTGGTTGTACAAAAATACCTTAAAAGATCTGCAGGAAGATTTGTGTGAGAAAAACCTGTGCTGGAGCTTAAGAAAAACTTTGGCTCCAGCACGTGTGTTGCTATTTCAGTATTAGGATCCTATATAGAATTCCTATTAGAAGTTCAAAATTAGCCAAAAAAAATGTAGCCACTttatcaaataaagtgttataaCTGTGCATTCATCAACGTGTTACATTACTTACATTaagtaaatgtgttttgtaataaatgtgttttttctgatgTGGGCCCCACTTTATTCACAACAATAGCTAAGGGGGATcctaataaacaaacagaatgtACAGCCATTCTGCagaaatttttttgtctttctttagtAATTTCTTATGTCtacttcttacttttacttgagcGAAGATATGTTGAAGTGTCATGTTGAAATGAATCTGTTGAACTCAGTATCTGAGTTGTCTACCACCTTTGTTTACTTCTATCTGAAAAGAGAACTTTGGACCACTGATTTGCCCAGGTTTCAATTCTCCTTCGTCCAGGTTAAATGCCTCTTGTTTTCTTACTTTcgctttttcttaaaaacagaagaacttaGCTGGATGGATGATGCTGCAGCTAGTAACTCCTAAAAAGACTTGATTTTCTGAGTCTTTTGCTCTCCATCTTTAAAGGGATCGCCTTGAGCAGTGTTCCGTAGGGAGCCcctttcatcttttttaaaaatataattattattttcctcagCCTATTGCAAGTAACATCAACATGGCGGCTGTCGTTTTAAGGCTATGTAATCCAGCCCGTCCCTCTGGTTTTGCCTTAATATATCACTTACTTTCTCTTGCAGAGAGACTCTCTCCACCTCAAGTGTTGGAGGTCTTCCTGTAttggaagaggaggagcaaaaGGACGAGCTCTTATTCGTGTTTGGTCGACGCAAGCGCGtctcctttctcttccttttcacACCCCCACTGCTTTATCGCCACCCTCGTCCTTCTGCTTTTGCCTTCATCCGTCATTTTCCCAGGAAGTTCCTAGAGATTAAATCTTTTGCCTTCTTTCGACGGAGAAATGGCCTCGGGGCACAGAGATAGTTTACAAAATCAAATGGTTTAAAGGTTTAATACAGTggcatgttttctttcagtccCTTCcactaaagttatttttatcatttaatacGCAAAAGTACGGGGAAAAACCCTTCACATGTAATATCTAACTATTCGTTTCCTCCATAACCGCCCTGTGGAGCTGCAGTCAGGGTTTTTGGAAAGGTGCGCGTTGCTTTCCACCAATGAGCTTGTTTTGTATACACCCCCTACGGGGATTAGGTTTCTTTCGTTTTCATTTCCCGGAAGGGTCGAATGTGAAAATagtgcagtttgttttatttgttcatcgACAACATCGTGTTTTCTTTAAGAAATGGAGTTTGGAAAGGTGTGAcgtattgttattattattattatttgagttACTCGAGGAGTcaatttatgagaaaaatagTCCCGTTTTTCTGGTGCAAACTAAGAGATTAGGGACATTTACATGGCGAGCGTTTCCCCGTCACCTTTGATCAAGGTAAGTAAAAGTCTCTGGGGCTAAACTTCCAACAATCTTGGTTATTCTCCTAAACTTCAatcaattttaatgttttattaaacagacaTAGTCAGTCTTGAACAGCAGccaatttatgttttatatatatatatatattatttctgCACTGCTCTTCTGTTGTTTCCAATATTGTGTGTATGTCCTTAGCAAGAAACCAGTCCTTCAGCCATAATGCATGGGAGGGAGGTCAACCTTCCTCCAACTGTACATCACCCTCCCTCAAATCAACCTCCTTTGGTCAGTCCTAACACTCAGGAGGATCTGTGGCATCTACCTGGAAGACTGAGTGAGACCTATTTTTGACCATcttaaatgaaattaatatgTGTTCATTTCTGCCCATAAACAGTTTCGCTCCACCTGTTAAAGTCCGTGTTTTCTTATTAGGAATAAATCCATCTCTGTGGGATAAGGAGGATGTTGCCCACTGGCTCCACTGGGCTCAGAAGGAGTACTCGTTACGCCGACCAGAAAAGGGACACTTTGAAATGAATGGCAGAGCCCTCTGCCTGCTGACAAAAGAAGACTTTAGACGCCGCTGTCCGAGTTCAGGTAcaatttaatctctttttttcatgtaacaaaaaaatatatttctttttaatctatgGTGGTTTTCCTCAAGGTGACGTTCTTTATGAGATCCTTCAATGTGTAAAGCAACAAAGGAGGAGTGTTGTTTGCCAGTCCCCTAATGTTTCTGCTTTGGCGGCGAATGGACACATTCAGGTTGCGGTCAGCAGCCAGATACCTTCTCAATCTGTCCAAGAGCCACAGTCTCCCATAGTCAGTGGGAGCCCAGGTCAGAACATGGACCTCTggtctctttttgttttagccaAACTAGAAAtgtcttctgattttttttttattttttatttttattttttttttttagtaagtGTATTCCACTTAGTAAGTAACATTTAGTAACATTTGCAAATCAAAACCTGTGTAGTGACTTGAAAAATGTTGTACCCCTCTTTagactttttcacaattttgtttaccttgcaaccacaaacttcagtgtatgtCATCTGGGCTTTATGTGATGGATAAACACAACGTAGTGCAgaattttcaaactcaaataGTTGCATATCCAAAACACTATGTGTATTCATTAATGAAACTAAAGCTAACACACCATCTTTACTTTGAAACGTAGAGGTAGGACAATAATGCTGGGTTGATTTGAGCTGATGCAAACATGTGTGAAGATAAACACAGAATCATGTGAGGACAAATCCTATtaaaggttgaaaaaaaaaaagatggcaaaaaaaaaaaatagattcagtaaggacaacaaccctaaacataaaGCAAGACATCCAAGGTAATGGGTTTGAATGACCAAGTAAAAGCTCAGACATATGTTCAACTGGCGAGGCCATTGTTGTTTACAGATGCTCTTCATCCTATATTAGTTGGAActgttttgtaaagaagaatGGACAAGAATTTTAGctggatgtgcaaagctggGAGAGACATAATATTCCCTAAAAAGGGTAgtgaatacaaatacacatcACACGTATTAGATacttatttggaaaaaaaataacattcaccTTTCTTTTCCTCCAAACCTGTGCACTATTTTGCATAAGTTTGCTAGccaataaaatccttttttggTTCATAGCATGGTGGAATTTGAAAACGCTTGATGCTTAATCAAAGTTTTCCAAAGCACTGTAAAGCTAAATTTGTCCTCCTTATTAGGAGTAATGTGTTCAGCTTGGAAtttcttcagttgttttctgGCATGCGCAggcaagaaaaactaaatccaaattacagcatataaaaaaaaaaaaagcgtctTAAGGAGAATTAGGGTGGCATTTTCCAAACAATAATTTTAGAATTAAGGAGATCCAGCTGTATGATCACACCACACTAAAGTCAAATCAAAATCCAGAAAAGAAACTTAGTAGAAAATTATGCaacatgtataaaaaaagaatgctATGAAGCATTTGCAGAAAGTTGTGAAATCAAGTACATATTATTGTAGAAACATAAACGGCACAGAGAAAGAAGTACTCTACATTCAGTGTGCTCAgattcaatatttgtttttggtttggtgCCTATCAAATCAAACTTGTTTATTCTAGAGAGTGTGTTGCCTAAGAGACTTTCTGATCAACATGTCTCAACACACTGAGGCTACGTTCATGCTCTTTCTTGCTGCATTTGTGAAGAGTCAAATCAAATTGCCTTATCTCTGCAACTTTCCCGGCCCTGACCATCACGAGTACCAAGAACCCTTTTTGACTTCTATTTAAGGCTTTTTCCTTCAGCAAGTTATTGACGCATGTGTTGCAAAATGCCTCCAAAGAATGttactgttttaaattttaactgtAGGGTAgcagtgaatttatttatttattacaactgTTTTGACCATTTTGCTCACAAAGAAAAGTGTTAACTCAAATACGAGTAACTTGTGAGCTGCCTAATTCGTAAAGCTGAACAGTTGAGCCACATGCATTCCTGTTCTTTGACCCAACCACAGCAGGGTGATTTCCATTCTAGGAAGACGGATGTGTGCTAATGGGAGGTAGCTGCATGGATAGTGGTAAAATCTCACAACTCCGTCGTCTTCCTTTTCGTTTTGGCTTTATTCGATGCCTTACAGAGCCCCATGTAAACCgatgagaaaatatattttttacgttaaactttaaattgatgTTTGATAACTCCtgtttacataaacattttgaagttgttgCAAGACATtggttttactttctgtttagcttttcacatttcctcATATTTCACTCTGACAGTTTTCCTTGCAGTCACTGCTGCAGTGCCTGCAGCTGTTGCAGCCACTGTGACCAATCAACCTGAGCCCATTTCACCTCTCAGAGAGCGCCCTCCTGTTTTTTACCCTTATTCTGCTCCACTCACTCATAACAGtgagtattaaaaaaaagcaactattCCAGAAATACTTGAATTCTCTGTCCTGCTCTATTGaccaagatgtttgttttatttctttactttgcCTCTCTCATAGTTGGTTCAGCCGCTGTGTCTGCTGTACCTCCAAACCAAATTCAATCACTTCCTCTAAAAGAAAGCGTGATACAAGAACCTCTCAACCTATCCAGCCGAGAGAGGCCAAGGAGCCCACTGCACAAAGCCAATGGACGCATACCAGGTACTGTCAACCTGGTTTGAAGATCTGAACAATGAtcttaagttgtttttgtggCCTCCAAACGTCTTGGATCTCAATCCATCAATCATACATAGGTCATGGCGAATAATCAAGTCTGATCCATGCAGGCTTCATCTTTGAACGTGCAATCTTTTTGTATCAGACACCACCTCACACATTCAGGGATCCAGTTAAGCCTACAGCCTAAATGTATATCTTTTGTGTTCTGGGGATATCTACAATGGGTGAAAGAAGcttaaacaaacataatttgtGTTTGGCCAGAGTGCAGACTGCTGTGGGACTACGTGTATCAGTTGCTGTGTGACGATCGTTACCAAGATTACATTCGGTGGGAAGATCCTGACACACATGTATTCAGGGTGGTTGACCCCAATGGACTGGCACGCCTCTGGGGAAACCACAAGGTGAGTCGCCAGATCTTCACCCCATGAGGAAATTGAACAGATTAAGGAAAAGCAGGGCACACAGAACTGTCATATCAAGCAGTGCAGACTTTTTTAGTGGCGTCTTTACTCCATTGACAGAACCGAGACAACATGACCTATGAGAAAATGTCTCGGGCTCTGCGGCACTATTACAAGCTTAACATCATCCAAAAGGAGCGAGGACAAAAACTCCTGTTCAGGTATCTGGTGGTTTAGCTTTTTTCACCATTTTGCTATTTTCTCCTCTCAAAAACCTAGCAATATTATGCTTACTGTTTTCCCATTGATTCCCTTCAGGTTTCTGAAACTCCCCCAAGACATCAGGAAACACCAAATTGACACATCTGGGTCCCCTGAACATACACCACCTCAGGATGCAGACTTTGCAGACAGCAGTCCTTTGCAGGATCTCAGTGACGATCACTTTGAGGTCTCGCCTGACCGAGCTTCTCCACAGCCTCCCCCGACTGGTGCTCCAGTGGGATAGAGAAGAATAATATGCAACTTTAAATATTCAGgcagaacaaataaatgtatatttattcattttcaaaacagtttcgGTTTTGAAAATGATCCATGCTTTCACAGATTGACTTGAATATTCTAGATGTTTTCTGAGATTACTTTATGTGCTGTTCAtcattttacatgtgaatgaacACTAACATTCAGGtaaaaggaaatgtgaaaaacatatcTTGATTTATCCATAAAATCATTGTAGCACATATAGGTTTGGTAAACACAATCACAATATGATTTCTGGGTTTATTTTCACAAGCCATTCCAGTCTGGTATATAAGTGATAGCTGAAGCAGGGGCTAACTGTGATCAAACAGAatttctgctggttctgttgttttaattttttataatgaAGAATTGGTTTTTGTGAGAGTTTTGTATGTTTGCTTTGcttatggaaataaatgtttcatatgaCAGTCAAAATTTCTATTGCTGTTCATAAACATGAAAGTTACC encodes:
- the LOC122831256 gene encoding uncharacterized methyltransferase YdaC-like, producing the protein MWATKLGSQLGRPTRSVGGWLLSKMFKTRNKVLEERAVQLCGVQPGDTVLELGHGPGLGLELAAKLLTAPTGHMIGVDYSDYMHQMAKERVKKFLESGKVSLHHCDVSAMPLKDNSVDKVFHCNCYYFWPDLRKAALEIHRVMKPGGLIVTTLRYSHVAVLAAKRVMPGENWRPEAYMAALRDSGFTDVRMEDTQHRNITFQAIYATALK
- the LOC122831240 gene encoding transcription factor ETV6-like isoform X3, which produces MASVSPSPLIKQETSPSAIMHGREVNLPPTVHHPPSNQPPLVSPNTQEDLWHLPGRLRINPSLWDKEDVAHWLHWAQKEYSLRRPEKGHFEMNGRALCLLTKEDFRRRCPSSVFLAVTAAVPAAVAATVTNQPEPISPLRERPPVFYPYSAPLTHNIGSAAVSAVPPNQIQSLPLKESVIQEPLNLSSRERPRSPLHKANGRIPECRLLWDYVYQLLCDDRYQDYIRWEDPDTHVFRVVDPNGLARLWGNHKNRDNMTYEKMSRALRHYYKLNIIQKERGQKLLFRFLKLPQDIRKHQIDTSGSPEHTPPQDADFADSSPLQDLSDDHFEVSPDRASPQPPPTGAPVG
- the LOC122831240 gene encoding transcription factor ETV7-like isoform X1, with translation MASVSPSPLIKQETSPSAIMHGREVNLPPTVHHPPSNQPPLVSPNTQEDLWHLPGRLRINPSLWDKEDVAHWLHWAQKEYSLRRPEKGHFEMNGRALCLLTKEDFRRRCPSSGDVLYEILQCVKQQRRSVVCQSPNVSALAANGHIQVAVSSQIPSQSVQEPQSPIVSGSPVFLAVTAAVPAAVAATVTNQPEPISPLRERPPVFYPYSAPLTHNIGSAAVSAVPPNQIQSLPLKESVIQEPLNLSSRERPRSPLHKANGRIPECRLLWDYVYQLLCDDRYQDYIRWEDPDTHVFRVVDPNGLARLWGNHKNRDNMTYEKMSRALRHYYKLNIIQKERGQKLLFRFLKLPQDIRKHQIDTSGSPEHTPPQDADFADSSPLQDLSDDHFEVSPDRASPQPPPTGAPVG
- the LOC122831240 gene encoding transcription factor ETV7-like isoform X2; this translates as MASVSPSPLIKQETSPSAIMHGREVNLPPTVHHPPSNQPPLVSPNTQEDLWHLPGRLRINPSLWDKEDVAHWLHWAQKEYSLRRPEKGHFEMNGRALCLLTKEDFRRRCPSSGDVLYEILQCVKQQRRSVVCQSPNVSALAANGHIQVAVSSQIPSQSVQEPQSPIVSGSPVTAAVPAAVAATVTNQPEPISPLRERPPVFYPYSAPLTHNIGSAAVSAVPPNQIQSLPLKESVIQEPLNLSSRERPRSPLHKANGRIPECRLLWDYVYQLLCDDRYQDYIRWEDPDTHVFRVVDPNGLARLWGNHKNRDNMTYEKMSRALRHYYKLNIIQKERGQKLLFRFLKLPQDIRKHQIDTSGSPEHTPPQDADFADSSPLQDLSDDHFEVSPDRASPQPPPTGAPVG